The nucleotide window TGAGGGATGGGTTGTacactttttgttcttttgtaacAAGTATTCTTCAATTCCCAGCATCCTTTATTCCTTGAAACGTTCCACTCCCCCACAACTAAAAAACCCCTAAATGTCTCAAAACAAACAgctgtgatctgatctgatcccagcCCTCTGATGAGAGAAGCTGTCAGACAAGGGCTACCAATGATCTCTATCCTTGCCCTGTAAGCATTTAATTCATGACTGGTGGAGGGTGGGTAGGTGGGGTTAACTCCTGTTGATTGGCGTCTCAAACACAGATTCCCAGTAATGAATTAAATTTATCTGAACCTCCATATATCAAGACAGTATGAAATCTCCTAAAGTTAAACACATCAGAATTTTATAGGAGTCAAGAATTTAAATAATCTTTGTCtctcccaccccccgccaccaTTGTAAAGTATCCTTTCATCGTCTGCTCTCTGAGGAATCAAAACTATTTTTCAGGAATAGACTATTAAAGaattttccttcctgtttccctTGACAGAATTGTGGTGCCCACTTATACTATTTGAGGACTTAATTTCTTTTGTATCCTGGTAGCTCAAAGCCCACCATATCTGCAGTCTTCATGAGCAGTGAGCACAGGTGCCTCTCTTACAGGTTCTGATTTAGTAATTCCACAGTAGGACTTAGAACCTCCTATTTAACAAGCCTCCCGGGTGATTCTAATTCATGTTTCCCATGGTTTATCTTTGAGAAACATTATGGGCCAGTTCTCTACATTGCTTTTCAGAAAGGGTTGGAGCATTACAAAGTACCTTGTATTATAAACACATCTTTTCATCTATGGGGTCAAATTGGTGCAATCAACATTTCTGCAACATTATTCTCCATCCTACAAGTCATTagctttccttcctctcccttttaAATAGAGTATCTGGGGAAAGAAAGGTATGGATGACTCAGTAAGCATCCCCCACAGAAGGAAATAGGTTCATGCCTGCTGGCTGGTGGACATGGCCAAAACCCCCCAGCAACTTAGTATCAGCATTATATACCCCACTGTATACCCCTCAAAGCAGCCTGGATGAACTGTCCTGTCACTGATATGTGGGATAACAAAgataatctaaaatatattttttcaaaaatagtatAGGGTTAAAAAGGCCTctgagtaaaatatttttcttatggaaaaaatTACCAAATTTTGATCATCAATATATGTGCTCCATGCTTTATGCCACCTGCACCATTTGTAATCATACTTAAATAGGAGGGCACAGGCAAGCCTTTAACTCATGGGATCCCCGTAACATATAAATGGTAGTTTGAGCAGAGACTGTCATGTCCTGCGATGGTATAAGAAGAGTAATATCCAAGTGACCGTCTTTTGTCTAATTGTTAATACTGTTGGGCAACAGGCTTCTCCACAGTCTGATCTGCAGAGAGCAGTTTGTACCTCCTTACCTTTGCACCGCCACAAAAATAGACTAATCAAATGACTCCCGAGGGTTTCACATTTATAGCAAAGTGTTGTTTGGGTCATGCATTATGATTTGTgccagcattttttaatttttccattgtaAATCTCTTTTCAACTCCCCAGAACCAGTGGATGAAGACTGCTATGAACAGATGAAAGCACGACCAGACAGATCTGCGAACAAACTGCAAGACGCCCCACCTTCACAggtaaattatattttctgtatCACGGGCCAGATTCAGCCTAGGTCACGGCACAACCGCCTGTTTCATGAGCATAAAGGCAGCATATTCTGATAAACATCAGAAGCAGCCTGTTAGAAATTTTGCATTCTGAACTGCTGTCAAATTCTAGCACCTAAGCTCTAATGAAAAACTCAGAAGGCAAATAGTTTTCAGACCACACTTAAAGACTCAAAATTGTGTACAACTACAAACGAAGTAGATTTCAAGGGAAAAGTGGATTCCCTTCCTAAATaattaagctttttttctttcagagcaaagaaaactTACATGTATcatagaaataattataaaaagtgACACATACAGAATGCTCATAAGACCCGGATGTCAGGAATGGATGGTGGATGGGGAGAGAAAGACCTTAGTGAAAAGAAATTAACTGTAAAAGAACATACTCTGTTTTATAAGGAAAATGAGTGTAAATTTAATACAAGCTCTATGGCTATTGTCTTATGGCAAGATTTACACACGGCTTATGGGGGATAGGCAGGGCTAAAGcataagcagaaatagaaaaacccaAGAAGAAATGAGTAGTTTATACTTTTcctaggagaaggcgatggcaccccactccagtactcttgcatggaaaaatcccatggacggaggagcctggtaggctgcagtccatggggtcgtgaagagtcggacatgactgagcgacttcactttcacttttcactttcatgcactggagaaggaaatagcaacccactccagtgttcttgcctggagaatcccagggagagggcagcctggtgggctgccgtctatggggtcgcacagaattggacacgactgaagtgacttagcagcagcagcatacttttcCTACCCACATCAGTTCAGCCTCCTCAGACACAGCACTACTGTTCATAGTTCTTAGTGTATGTGTGGTTGAAGTGTTATGAATTTCAGTTATAAtggttctttcttctctttctctatccCATCCCTTTTGTTATGTGCTCTCATGCTATTTCCTAGAAACAGGCATAGGGCCAGCATTTCCTATGTAGTCATTATATGTCAGACTTGTCTTATGTGCTTTACAGGCATTAGCATTTTAGGTTCCTATGAGGGAGACAGCATGATTATTCCCATTTGACAGAGATGATATAAAACTTGCCCTAGAGACTCAGAAACTAAGTAGGGAAACAGAATCCAAACTTAGTCCCACTTGACAGAAAACATTTTCCTCCCAAAGATGGGTCAAAACTTGGAACCTTCCCATTAAgatagaatttcctttttctttataggAGCCTTCTAAAaatcaaattcttaaaaattttttaatgaaaacaagatGTGGTGAGGTTTAAGCAGAATGTAAAGTAACTCTCTCATGGGCAAATCTTCCATGTGACATTCAATTAATTGTTAAATGTATTTTAGATAACAGGTATGAAAAAAACTGCTTGTTATAATATGATTTGCAAAATTCAcgataataaaaagaaaggttaaaataTAACTATACCACCAGAAATGCAGAGATCCGCAGCACCTTAGTTGTAATAGAACTGAGACTTCTGTTGCTGTTTGAATAGAAGTTGCTGTTTAATACATGTAAATTAAATAGGTCAGCCTTATTTATGCTGCATCTGGTTTATACTCCAGAGGAAATTGTGCAGAGCcttaaagtatctttaaaaatctgttattttataaattatatatttaaagacaCTTCTAAGGGAATTAGTCTTTATCCTTCTCACAAATTTAATTGCACAAATTAGAAGTAATCtctacttttaaattaatttttattggagtatagtttatttacaatgctgtgtaaatccaggtgtacatcaaagtgatcggctatatatgtatattcactcttttatagattctattcccatatgggtcattacagagtattgggttgagttccttgtgctatacagtagattcttattagatatctattttacatatagtaagcAGTGTGCATAGATCAATaccaatttcccaatttatcgCACCAGAAGTAATCTCCTTATATTTGCTCAATTCCGTTTtattagagggcttccctagtagctcagtcggtaaagaatccatctgcaatgcaggagactgtggttcagttcctgggtggagaagatttccactggagaaggaataggctacccactccagtattcctgggtttccctgctggctcagctagtaaagaatccacctgcaatgtgggagacctgggttcgatccctgggttgggaagatcccctggagacaggaacagctacccactctagtattctggcctggagaattctatgaaccgtccatggggtcacaatgacaGTTATCATCAAAACACTGCCCAGTTAGCTACTATGGTACTCAGTTACTTTGGTCAATTACATTACAAAAGTGTGAAGAATCCATAATGCAATGCAAAAAAAGCTTATGGATCAAATATTGGAAACAGGAAAAAGCTCCTTGTCCTTTGAAAATGATGTGTACAATTCAAAAGTTGCAATTTCAGTCTCTAAGTCTGCTATTAACCAGGAAGAGTTGACTGGGAAACTTGGTGACAAAATGGGTTCATGAGCGTTCCCTAAAAAATTTTAGGGGCATCAATgtgaacttatttttctcttatcctCACATCAAAACCTCACCCATCCCTCCTTTCCCTCCATGTCAGAAGCATCCTTTCCCCTTTCCAAAGCCAATAGTCCTACTTGGGCTCTTGACtatttcttctacttctttcaAGATCTTGCACCTTCAATTATTTGTCTCCATTTCTTTAAATGAAGTACTATTGACTTACAAATATACCCAAATCTCtgcaatatttaaaaacacaaaacaacaaaacttttaCTTCAACCTGTTTTTGTCTCTTATTCCTAAACTGGTTTTTACTTTTCTCCAGTTTCCATTTATATTCACAGATACACATGTTTTTTATCCCTGTCTATATATTTTCTGGGcctcccaagtgactcagtggtaaagaattcgcctgccattgaaggagacaggagacacaggtttgatccctgagtcaggaagatcccctgaaggatgaAATGGTgattcactccagcattcttgccgggaaaattacATGCacgaggagtctggtggactatagtccatggggttgcaaagagtcagacacaactgaacatgcatgAGCATGCAATGTACGTGTATTTTCCACCCATCTATTCAACTGAAACAATACTTGGTAAATCACAAATGACCATTACACGTACAATTTGTGGTCTTTTCTCAAGACTCACATTCGATGAACTCTGCAGGACTTGATAAATGTTGACCAGTTGTTGACCAGACAAACATTTGGAATGCTTTCAGTAATAAGTACAAAAACTCAATTCAAGCTATATCATAAAAGGGATGTCACTGGCTCATATAACTGAGATATGAGGGTGtcttatttttgaaatgattGAATGTGagggctcctccatttcttctcccTATTTCTTTGTTACTGACTTTATTATCTTCTGTTACTAACAGGCTCTTCCATTGAGGCTGGGAAAGccacaggagacccagattttctttttcccaaatccAGGGAAAGAtatcttttctatttctgcacCTATACCTCAGTCCCCAAAAGGCCATGTAACTGGCTCTGCTGAAGTCGTATGCCTGCTCTTGGCCCAGCTTCTGTTGGCAGGAGGATGGGTAGTGTAATTGGTCCCAGCCTGGGTCGAATGCTTATTCCTGTGCTGAGATGGGATACAGCATTGTAATTGATAGGCTCTCCAGGaccagagagaggaaagaaatttcCTAAAACAAAGTGGGGAATTTATTAAAGAAAGAGAATAGCACGAAGTGCTAGACAGTCAAAAAAGTTACCCACCCCTCTCTATTACGGAATGCCTTTTGGTAATTTTGCTAACTTCACTGACATATTCTCTATCTAGGCAAAGGCAAAGCAGGTCTTAAAACATGAGTTATGTTAAGAAAGCAGTGAAATGTCCAGTTTGCTTGAAATACAGAGTTTATGTGGAGAGTACTGGGAATCAAATAGAAGGTGTGAATTATAAGCATAGGAAACCTTGAATGTTATGCTATAAAATTCAGACTCTAGGCTAAAGTTTCAGGGCCAGGAtggtaaaatataaaagttatgcCTTAGGAAGATAATTTGAAAATAGTATATGGGCTAACTGGCAGAGTATAGAGATGTGATGGCAATAATACCAATTACCTATCTACAATTATCcagaaattatttcagaaataaagtcAGACCAAAGATGCCAGAGAGGTTGTAAATAGAACCATCCACCTGCCTGGTAGAGGAGATAAGACTTTTTAACTTTTAGCATGAAAACAAGTGCCAACAGGGAGAAGCTAATCCATGCATCAGGGGGGTGTTAATCCAAATGTTGCTTCTTTACCCCAAACCCCACAAATTGATATAACTTTGGCTTACTCTGAATGGTAAAcccttatttttgtttattcaatGGCTGTTCTAAAGTTTTAGCCTACAGCTCTGATAATTATAGTACCACCATACCTTGGACCTTATCTTGGTTCGAGAACcaggtttgaactgtgcagtCTACTTAAAACATTGGGTTTTTTCACTAGATGCATACTACAGAGCTATACAGCAAGGGGTTAGTTGAATTTGTGAGTACAGAACTGTGGATATGGAGGGCAgactataaaattatatgtaatattaaattacatataaattatatgtatatttacctGCTCAAGGGGTTGGCATCCCTCActcccacattgttcaagggtcaactgtaaattACCTCCATTTGCTAATAACATTGTAAGATGCGTGttaagtcactgcagtcatgtccagctcattgtaatcctatggattgtagcctaccaggctcctctatccatggaattctcctggcaagaatactggaatgggttgcttgccctcctccaggggatcttaccaccCAACATTCTAAAATAGGTACTCTCATTTGATAGCAAGAGGTTAAAAATAttgatagttaaaaaaaaaaaaagaacttcccaGGGTCCCATGATCAGAATGTCACAGTTTGAATTCAATCCTAAAACTTTCAAACACCAAATTCAAGATCTTGTCTTCGGGCTTATTGCTTTCTGCAACTTTCTCTAGTCTCCTGCCCTTCTTAATCTAGTGCTGACCCAGCTTTAGGCCAGAGAGGACTGCCAGGCTTTCTTGGATGCAAATGAATCCAAGACCAACCTAAATGAGCTCAAAGAGGATCTGGGGACAGGTAGGCAGGAAGGAAGTAATAGGGGAAAATGGGAAATGCAACTCTCGCCAAATGCTGGTCATATAAATGGTTGTTGGTTATTTAGTTGCCAAGCCATGTCCAACCATTGCAagcccatggtctatagcctgccaggttcctctgtccatgggatttcccaggcaagaatactgaagtgggttgtcattcccttctccaggggatcttcccaacccaggaatcaaagctgggtctcctgtattgcaagtatcttctttactgactgagccatcagggaagccccagtcataCAAATAAACCCTGTTAACCTTATACTTCTGAGTCTCAAATGTAGAGAAAGCAGAGACTTTTGTGGGTATCAAATAAGCAATTATTAAACATATGTAAAGCATATCTGGTTATATTCCTTCCTGTCATGCTTTGTTCCCAGTTTAACAAATCAGAGTATTGTTACTTGGTAGGTGAAATACAGGGCAGGCACTCCCTGAGGTGAATGCAGGGGGAGAAACTGGTTAAAAAAATCCATCTAAAAAGTTCATGTGTATTCTGAGTATAATAaagaaaactgttttcttttaagCATTTTCCACTCCAAAATTTTGAATTTACTATTTGTAGTTATCACTCTGATTGACAAATTTGGCAAATAAGGCCGTGAAGaccagaaaacaaacttgtgtgTTTTTGGTTGGCTTTAGAGTTTCCCagtggagagggcaatggcaccccactccagtactcttacctggaaaatcccatggacggaggagcctgctgggctgccatccatggggttgctaagagtcagacacgactgagctacttcactttgacttttcactttcatgcattggagaaggaaatggcaacccactccagtattcttgcctagagaatcccagggatgggggagcctggtgggctgccgtctatggggtcacacagagtcggacacgactgaagtgacttagcagtagcagcagcagcagagtttcgCAGAGGTCAAAGTTAAAGAATGGCTAACAGTGAAAACTTACCATGTGTTTCTCTTTTAGGAAACTGCAGTAAGGGTATGCTATGCCTCATTAGAGCACAATAATGAGGGGAAGCGAAGAAAGCCCAGGAAACAGAAAACTCATTTGTCAGACAAGGATGAAGAGGGGCAGATGCATGCAAAGAATATCAGCCTTTCTAAGACCACTTTGGTGGACAGTTACCCACCAGAAAGCGaggcaatagaggaaaacattcatGATGATCCCATCAGGCTGTTTGGATTGATCCGTGCACAGAAAGAAAGTTTACACTCGCTAGATTATGATCTAGCTCAGTGAACTGGCTCTTACTGGATGTGTTTGtcaaagaaatgaagacccatTTGACACAGCATGACTTGTCCTGGTGATGATCTGATTGTCTGTTGGTGGGATGGTCGCTTACCTTTTATCCAGAGGTTATGTTATGCACACCAAATGGAATACCATACAAATTAGCTATTTAGTTATTtgaattcacttaaaaaaaaaaacccatgtagtaaaatgtaaataaaatcaagTTTGCAGATTGATCCTGATAGAAGCCTCAAATGTAGCCTCAAACTTCACAACAATACTCAGTGACGTAAACCTCCCCCGAAAAAAGGTTTTAAGCATATGTTCTTGATCATGTTGAaagaagtcaatttttttttaaagttctccttTCTGAATGTGAAATATCCCATAATTGGAGAAAATTTCTAATTGAAAGGCATGGGAGGCATTTAAACTTATTGCTAAGGGTAGAGGGATAAGCTTCTTAATATTTTccacaaatggaaattttagttctagaaataaaattaatgcatACTCCTTATAACAACaaatagtataaaaaataatttagacatTCCACTAGCCAGAGATAATTGCAGTGATCAactttctatatattcttttagatatttttctCAGCATGACCATACATATACCCATATATATAGGTATAGGcccagtagtttttttttttttttaacaaaaaagaaaaagggggaatgATGATTGTACACTTATTATTTaagcttttttcacttaatatatcaTAAATTTCTTTCCACTGTTATTTTTAACTATAactaactatagttaataattttaatttaatgactgcaTAGTATTTCACTGATGATTGTACCAaaacttaaataattttgaagtaCATTTAGCTCATTTCCaatctctgggtttttttttgcttttacaaataacattttaatgagAATCCATCTTTGCACATGTTTGGTACTTTTCTGACTTCTTGTGGCCAAATGTCTAGGAAAAGGATTGCTGATTTAAAAGGTGTGCATTGTGTAAGTCTCTATAGATTATATTTCTGAAAGGCTAAGAGTTAGGTCAAAGTGTGTGCCCTGTTTAAACGCTAATAAGCTCTCTTAAATCGttctccaaaaattttttttctaaaatgctttcTATTTCACTCCATTTGGAGTAGACAATTTGGTCGAAATCACTGAACAAAAACATTATACTTGACAGCTATTGCTCCTGCCCTCTGACCAGAGCTTAGAAGATTTTAGTGACTCTTCAATTACCTGTGGAGCTCCCGTGGCTGTTGATATCATAAGTTATACACTGACGATGGAAACAGGCTCTGCACCCATTTAATAGAAGATGAGTATTAGGTTAAAGAAAAGTGTAGctactagtaaaaaaaaaaaaatactattaagaaaaaataatgagagaTAATAACAGTGAGAGGGCATCTCTGAAGGAAATCTTAATTCTGAGAACTGAACAATGAGAAGGAACCACCCacataaaaagaggaagaaagagcacATTTTGTGTAAAACTTCTATCCTTATTTGGAAGTGCCTACTTCTATCagtaattattttccattatgaatctgtagaaaaataaatgctgattATAAAATTTTTCAAGTTGTCCACAATGCCATAGAAAAGGcgaaaaatattaatatctaagGTCAGAAGAAGTCAGGTTTCTGATTCCAAAGAACCAAAATGAAGTTAATAATACATATTGACTTTGTgtttaatgtttaatttaaaataaaatttttgctaTCATGTTTATGTtgttaaatgtttatatattaccatggttcaataaaaataaagttagattGTGTTTACGGCAGCTATTTTTTCCTGTAACTATTCCACAGGATTCACTTGTATTATTTACCTGGCATctagaaatatttgaattttttgccTCTGGTTTATATTATttgaattctaaaatattttaaagttttgtgtACCAGATATATCTGATGCCCATTAGGAAGATTTTTAGCTacaaatttaaattctttaataaatataaggCTCTTTAAGTTACCTATTTCTTATCGTGTGATCTTGGTGAATGTGTCTTTTGAGgaatttgttaaatttattggCATTAAGTTGTTCAAATACTctctattattcttttaatatctgTAGAATTTGTAGTGACTTTTCTTTTATACtgataatttgcttatttttacccgcaatggcaacccactccagtactcttgcctggaaaatcccatgggcggaggagcctggtagcctgcagtccgtggggtctcgaagagtcggacactttcacttttcactttcatgcattggagaaggcaatcgcaacccactccagtgttcttgcctggagaatcccagggacgggggagcctggtgggctgccgtctatggggtcgcacagaagtgaaaagtgaaagtgaagtcgctcagtcatgtccgactcttcgcaaccccatggactgcagcctaccaggctcctccgtccatgggattttccaggcaagagtactggagtagggtgccattgccttctcccaacttagcagcagaggttTGTTAATTTTGATACCCTGAAAAAGTTATTGTTCAATTTcctgttgtttttatattttctgtttcattgacttaccctctgatatatattatatcctttcttctgcctattttatgtttcatttttcttttttaaaaaaacattttaaggtGGAAACTGAGGTCATTAATATAAAACTTTTCTTATCTAAAGTAGTCAGTCTCATAAATTTCCCCTTTCTAAAATACTGTTTTGCtatatcccacaaattttgatgttttcatactcattcatttcaaatactttcaatttcccttttgatttcttctttaagcAATGGGTtacttataaatgtattttatagtttccaaatatttgagaattttccagatatTTCTGTTGTTGACTCCTAAATTAATTCTACTGTGGTCATAGAACATATGACTtgaatctttttatatttattgtggcTTTACTGTCAGAATATAGTCTATCTTGGTGGATAATGGTGTGCActagaaaaatgtgtattctattGTTGATAGAGTGTTCTGTAAGTGTCAATTAGGTCAATTTGGTTGATAGAGTTTTTCAAGTCTTCCAGgtggccctggtggtaaagaatccccctgccaacgcagaagacacaggagacgtgggttcctccctgggtcaggaagatcccctggaggaggccatggcatcCCGCTCTAGTATACTTGCTGggagaatcttgtggacagaggagcctggtgggctatagactgtggggtggcaaacagttggacacaactgaagtgagtgagcatgcacacacatgcatatcctCACTGATTTTGCCTCTGTGTTCTATCAATTATTGAGAGGAGATTGTTGAAATCTGACTGTATTTGTACTTTTGTCTATTTCTCTGTACCAGTCTGTCGGTTATCGTTTCATGTTTTTTAAAGCTCTACTATTATTAGGGCATACATGTTCAGAGCATTAGTTTGAGATGAATTTAATCTTCATCACTATGATATAACCATCTTTGTCCTTGGTAGTATTGTTTTCTCTGCAATCTACTGTgtctaattttaatattattattttagctCTTTTGATTAATGTTAGCATGATAtatcttttcatatcttttcaaCCTAGTTATATCTTGTATACTTAAAGTGCACTTATTGTGGGCCAcatatagttttgcttttttaaaaaatccagtctGAAAATCTATCATTTAAttggggttttattttcatttagtgcAGTTATTGATATTATTGAGTTCAAAACAACACTTTCGATATGTTTATTTGTCCCAtctgttcttgttttctttttaggacAGCTTCTAGATTATATCAGTATTTTATGatcccattttattttcatggctggatTATTAGTTATAAATCTGTTATTTTAGTATTGCATAT belongs to Bubalus bubalis isolate 160015118507 breed Murrah chromosome 1, NDDB_SH_1, whole genome shotgun sequence and includes:
- the LOC102392936 gene encoding T-cell receptor-associated transmembrane adapter 1 isoform X2, with amino-acid sequence MSGNAECHFSIWAILAFLGLALTISLIFNIFHCVEKQRQEKICTYSDDYFPREDEYDLEDSPIYGNVDNVALEPVDEDCYEQMKARPDRSANKLQDAPPSQETAVRVCYASLEHNNEGKRRKPRKQKTHLSDKDEEGQMHAKNISLSKTTLVDSYPPESEAIEENIHDDPIRLFGLIRAQKESLHSLDYDLAQ
- the LOC102392936 gene encoding T-cell receptor-associated transmembrane adapter 1 isoform X1, with the translated sequence MSSKARGNAECHFSIWAILAFLGLALTISLIFNIFHCVEKQRQEKICTYSDDYFPREDEYDLEDSPIYGNVDNVALEPVDEDCYEQMKARPDRSANKLQDAPPSQETAVRVCYASLEHNNEGKRRKPRKQKTHLSDKDEEGQMHAKNISLSKTTLVDSYPPESEAIEENIHDDPIRLFGLIRAQKESLHSLDYDLAQ